A part of Sphingobacteriales bacterium genomic DNA contains:
- the queG gene encoding tRNA epoxyqueuosine(34) reductase QueG — protein MEISFREEIEEKARELGFNAVGFARAGKLEDEAVHLQKYLSEGRQAGMDYLLRNREKLPDPAVDFPEVQSIIVCLLSYQPAERQNPECSLKISAYAYGNDYHIVIKEKLNQLSDFIREKNKGAVTKVFCDSGTVLEKAWAIRAGLGWRGKNSLVLHPRLGSFFFIGLLMTNLDLPVVPEIMTDKCGKCTLCLESCPTRALDPYMIDPRKCISYHTIENKGDWPEGFTTCGWIYGCDICQEVCPWNKDVLPATEKNFRILPFIHQANDQDWLSLDEKSFNEIFSHSAIRRMKFSGLKNNITRVVKK, from the coding sequence ATGGAAATCAGTTTCAGGGAAGAAATAGAAGAAAAAGCCAGAGAACTTGGGTTTAATGCTGTCGGTTTTGCCCGTGCCGGAAAACTGGAGGATGAAGCGGTTCATTTGCAGAAATACCTTTCAGAAGGTAGGCAGGCAGGGATGGATTATCTGCTGAGAAACAGGGAAAAACTACCTGACCCTGCCGTTGATTTTCCTGAGGTACAAAGCATCATCGTATGCCTGCTAAGCTATCAGCCGGCTGAAAGACAAAATCCTGAATGCAGCCTGAAAATATCGGCTTATGCTTATGGAAATGATTATCATATAGTTATTAAAGAAAAACTGAATCAGCTCAGTGATTTTATCAGGGAAAAAAACAAGGGAGCCGTTACAAAAGTATTTTGCGATTCCGGTACTGTACTTGAAAAAGCATGGGCTATCAGGGCAGGACTGGGATGGAGGGGAAAAAATTCACTGGTATTACATCCCCGTCTCGGCTCTTTCTTTTTCATTGGTTTGCTGATGACAAATCTGGATTTACCGGTTGTTCCTGAGATCATGACAGATAAATGTGGCAAGTGTACCCTTTGTCTCGAATCCTGTCCCACGCGGGCACTTGACCCTTATATGATTGACCCCCGTAAGTGTATTTCATACCATACTATTGAAAACAAAGGAGATTGGCCGGAAGGTTTTACTACCTGCGGCTGGATTTACGGTTGCGACATTTGTCAGGAGGTTTGCCCATGGAACAAAGACGTTTTGCCTGCTACTGAAAAAAACTTCCGCATCCTTCCTTTTATACATCAGGCAAATGATCAGGACTGGCTTTCGCTGGATGAAAAAAGCTTCAACGAAATATTCAGCCATTCAGCCATCAGGCGGATGAAATTTTCCGGGCTGAAAAATAATATTACAAGGGTAGTAAAAAAATGA